The region CAGCGCCGTGTCACCGCCGCACACCTCGCCCGCCTCCCCCACCGCCGCCGCGACGGCGCGCAGATCGCCCGCGAGGGAGCCGGTGTCGATGCCCTCCAGCGCGAAGGGGCGCTTGCACGAGCGCAGCGCGGCGACGACGAGCTGGGGCTTGCTGCACCACTGCCGGTAGAGGGTGGAGCGGCTGGCGCGGGTGCGGGCGGCGACGGCCTCGATGGTGAGGGCCTCGTAGCCGCCCTCCTGGAGCAGATCGAGGACCGCCTGGTAGAACTCCTGCTCCCGCTCGGGGCTGATCTTGGAACGGCGCTGCGGCGCGGCCGTCTCCGGGCCTTGCGTCGCCATGGCTCTCCTCCTCGGTCACCGGACTCCGGCCCCCGACCACACAGTGTACCGACACACCCGCGTACCGATACAGCCATGTACCGATACGGATCCGAACCGGTACACTCTCGTATCGATACGTTTGTGTGCCGATGGCGCCAGGCAGATGGGCGCCCAGAGGAAGGCACGGTGGATGAACCCGACCGTCATAGCCGTCGCGCTCGCGCTCGCCTCGGCCGTCGCCTACGCGACCGCCGCGGTGGCTCAGGAGCGGCTGGCCGCCGGCGGGCGGCCGGGCCGTATGCCGGGACTGCTGCTGCGCGGCGCCTGGTGGGGTGCGGTCGGCCTCAACTCCACCGGTGCCCTGCTGCATGTGGCCGCCCTGCGGTACGGACCGCTCACCCTGGTCCAGCCGCTCGGCGCGCTGACCCTGGTCGCGGCCGTCCCGCTGGGCGC is a window of Streptomyces violaceusniger Tu 4113 DNA encoding:
- a CDS encoding TetR/AcrR family transcriptional regulator, with translation MATQGPETAAPQRRSKISPEREQEFYQAVLDLLQEGGYEALTIEAVAARTRASRSTLYRQWCSKPQLVVAALRSCKRPFALEGIDTGSLAGDLRAVAAAVGEAGEVCGGDTALVYAVGHAALQDPDLLQALRAALIEHEVKTIQAMVRRGVERGEVAADNPAVEFVPTQLIGAMRVRHLLEGRFADRDYLTRFLEASVFPALGLAP